One window of Chloroflexus aggregans DSM 9485 genomic DNA carries:
- a CDS encoding FAD-dependent oxidoreductase — MSETLGSAQRPLRVAIIGAGPAGFYTVEALLKQKDLVCQIDIFNRFPTPYGLVREGVAPDHQSIKAVTRIYDKLAAHPSVRYFGNVTFGVDITHADLRARYDQIVYAVGAQSDRRMGIPGEDLFGSMPATAFVGWYNGRPDYRDLEVDLNVERVVVVGNGNVAMDVTRILVSDPDELAKTDIADYALAALRQSKVREVVMLGRRGPVQAAFTNPELKEFGELKGVDVIVDPADLELDPLSEAAMANDKTAARNVELLREYAARGSTGAPRRIVMRFLISPIAIHGADGRVTGVTIERNRLVQAADGSLRPRGTGVTEEISCGMILRSVGYRGVPLPDVPFDEASGTIPNRDGRVLNGPNGEPIPGEYVVGWIKRGPSGVIGTNKPDAVETVNSMLADLPTLPGAPQNDDIADLLRERGVDFVSYADWQRLNEYETAQGAAQGRPRVKVTRVEEMLDIIRAGR, encoded by the coding sequence GTGAGTGAAACTCTGGGAAGCGCCCAACGCCCGCTGCGCGTCGCTATTATTGGCGCCGGTCCGGCCGGTTTCTACACTGTTGAGGCTTTACTAAAGCAAAAAGATCTCGTCTGCCAGATCGACATTTTTAATCGCTTCCCCACACCCTATGGACTGGTACGTGAGGGAGTTGCTCCTGATCATCAGTCGATTAAGGCGGTCACACGTATCTACGACAAACTCGCAGCCCACCCTAGTGTCCGCTACTTTGGCAACGTCACCTTCGGCGTTGATATTACCCACGCCGATCTCCGCGCACGCTATGATCAGATCGTCTACGCCGTTGGCGCACAATCAGATCGACGAATGGGTATCCCGGGTGAGGATCTCTTTGGTAGTATGCCGGCAACCGCCTTCGTCGGTTGGTACAACGGCCGTCCTGATTACCGTGACCTCGAAGTAGATTTGAACGTTGAGCGGGTAGTGGTAGTTGGCAACGGAAACGTGGCGATGGATGTCACCCGCATCTTAGTCAGCGATCCCGATGAGCTGGCAAAAACCGATATTGCCGACTATGCACTCGCTGCTCTGCGCCAGAGCAAAGTTCGCGAAGTGGTGATGCTAGGTCGGCGTGGGCCGGTGCAGGCAGCCTTCACCAATCCTGAGTTGAAGGAGTTCGGTGAACTCAAAGGCGTGGACGTTATTGTTGATCCGGCCGATCTTGAGCTTGACCCGCTGAGTGAGGCCGCAATGGCCAACGATAAGACAGCGGCGAGGAATGTTGAGCTGCTCCGCGAATACGCTGCACGCGGCAGTACCGGCGCACCACGGCGGATTGTCATGCGCTTCCTCATTTCACCCATTGCAATCCACGGTGCTGATGGCCGCGTTACCGGAGTGACCATCGAACGCAACCGGCTGGTACAGGCCGCCGACGGCAGTCTGCGCCCGCGCGGCACCGGTGTGACCGAAGAGATTAGCTGCGGTATGATACTCCGTTCAGTTGGTTATCGTGGTGTCCCTCTACCCGATGTGCCGTTCGACGAAGCGAGCGGCACCATCCCCAACCGTGATGGACGTGTCCTCAACGGACCAAATGGCGAGCCGATCCCCGGTGAGTATGTGGTCGGGTGGATCAAGCGCGGCCCGTCGGGAGTGATCGGCACGAATAAGCCCGACGCCGTAGAGACCGTGAACAGCATGCTGGCCGATCTGCCAACGTTGCCCGGTGCGCCACAAAATGATGATATTGCCGATCTCTTGCGCGAGCGTGGTGTTGATTTCGTGAGCTATGCCGATTGGCAACGACTGAACGAGTACGAGACGGCACAAGGTGCCGCCCAAGGTCGCCCACGGGTCAAGGTTACGCGCGTTGAAGAGATGTTGGATATTATTCGCGCCGGCCGCTAA
- a CDS encoding thiolase family protein has protein sequence MDDVVIVSAVRTPIGRFNGAYSGLSAIDLGAAAVQAAVQRAGIEPVMIDECIMGCVVTAGLGQSPARQAALRAGLPETVGGLTVNKVCGSGLKAVMVGTALIKAGEAEVLVAGGMEHMSGGPYLLPQARHGYRLGHGQIIDAVVHDGLWCAFENHHMGAAAEWIARTFHVTREQQDNYALQSHQRAIAAQDSGAFNDEIIPVKVAGPKGQVNVVTVDEGPRRDTSLAALAKLKPAFVADGTVTAGNAPGITDGAAAVVLMRASRAAQLGLQPLARIGVAAQAAVKPLEVFTAPAFAIERLMKRAGRTFDDYDLFEINEAFAAQVIANLHALSLDADRVNVHGGAIALGHPIGASGTRVLVTLISALRQRGGKRGIAALCLGGGEAVALEVEVL, from the coding sequence ATGGACGATGTAGTCATTGTGAGTGCGGTACGTACACCGATCGGACGCTTCAATGGCGCCTATAGTGGGTTGAGCGCTATTGACCTCGGTGCTGCTGCCGTCCAGGCGGCGGTGCAGCGCGCCGGTATCGAACCGGTCATGATCGACGAATGTATTATGGGATGCGTCGTTACTGCTGGGTTGGGGCAATCACCGGCCCGACAGGCGGCTTTACGCGCCGGTTTACCGGAAACGGTTGGTGGTTTGACCGTGAACAAGGTGTGTGGAAGTGGCCTCAAGGCGGTAATGGTAGGGACTGCTCTGATCAAAGCCGGTGAGGCTGAGGTGCTGGTAGCCGGTGGTATGGAGCATATGAGCGGTGGCCCTTACCTATTACCTCAAGCGCGGCATGGGTACCGACTCGGTCATGGTCAAATTATTGATGCAGTTGTTCACGATGGATTATGGTGCGCCTTCGAGAATCACCATATGGGCGCGGCTGCGGAATGGATTGCACGCACATTTCACGTTACCCGTGAACAGCAAGACAACTACGCATTGCAATCGCACCAGCGCGCGATTGCCGCGCAAGACAGTGGAGCGTTTAACGACGAGATTATCCCGGTGAAGGTAGCGGGGCCGAAGGGGCAAGTCAATGTGGTGACGGTTGACGAAGGGCCACGGCGTGATACGTCATTAGCTGCGTTGGCGAAGCTTAAACCGGCATTCGTTGCCGATGGCACGGTGACGGCGGGAAACGCGCCTGGCATCACCGATGGTGCTGCCGCGGTTGTCTTGATGCGGGCCAGTCGTGCTGCCCAGCTAGGCTTGCAACCGTTGGCCCGTATTGGAGTTGCAGCGCAGGCTGCCGTGAAGCCGCTCGAAGTCTTTACGGCGCCCGCTTTTGCAATTGAACGGTTGATGAAACGCGCCGGGCGTACCTTTGACGATTACGATCTATTTGAGATTAATGAGGCCTTTGCAGCTCAGGTGATTGCCAATCTGCACGCTCTGTCGCTCGATGCCGATCGGGTCAATGTGCATGGTGGTGCGATTGCGCTTGGGCATCCGATCGGTGCTAGTGGGACGCGAGTATTGGTAACACTCATCTCGGCGTTGCGGCAACGTGGTGGTAAGCGAGGTATTGCCGCACTCTGCCTTGGTGGTGGGGAAGCAGTCGCGTTAGAGGTCGAAGTCTTGTAA
- a CDS encoding alpha/beta hydrolase family protein, producing the protein MDLRGRMNTVAAIPEHLRRFAAVVTTDLDHLQAITGHLSTTLNRFQSRCREYSVPAVHGLTDELFAHYRSIGDLAAWVRTTADRLEAADQGVLHVRTLSNGLPIIVGNSRQPMLSPHRLARTAFDLGARMALRVIWELRSPTRWQPQLRTSLTTSGWFSRVIAPTLHLSRSWSVLTGTTIRHLFGAFGQQLHRQALLYYPSLLAWQHHWGTFAAIPYRYYIWRTIGHLEVITTLELPPLHTIAWLMRFMPLPFNSLGHFAVPIADLGLVTNVPPSLSHLAEQIQRRASIVGQYQQLYTILPIVTSFARHWQSLKWRLGPYSTLATTLILSSPLLAMLASGQLDRLRPSLPVSNPVEVLAILENDLWINAFENLPPDKIRELAIRLEQLNYAARMNLSLGPLTRPTTGPDAEPDGHVSATAVFPPLECNLDATQPYRITPAALQANAHSLISPYLSEEVRAARVGETEYVVGISGLNLDNMAYGTNGLVSVINTAEGKERVAENAYYQTVRSRMLDLIENLPEGSTLHLTGHSMGGGMCILLSNDPQVQTALAQRNIRLASVTTLGAVRPAGEWSDVPSSINAQAVTVRHYVDSDDALAKAVGAGHDDLRYRDNVYTLNNQTIDQPSVAHSAYETFDYTRLPNEVQTMPFTIDPMKFELLPIPTLSEPPAVEIEWPEAPPLSA; encoded by the coding sequence GTTGTCACTACCGATCTCGACCATTTGCAAGCAATAACCGGCCATCTCTCAACGACACTCAATCGGTTTCAGTCTCGTTGCCGTGAATACAGTGTTCCCGCAGTGCATGGATTGACCGACGAGTTGTTTGCACACTATCGCTCGATCGGTGATCTGGCAGCTTGGGTGCGCACGACGGCTGACCGATTAGAGGCGGCAGATCAAGGTGTTTTGCACGTCAGGACCCTGAGTAACGGTCTACCTATCATCGTTGGCAATAGCCGTCAACCAATGCTGTCACCTCATCGACTTGCCCGGACGGCGTTCGATCTCGGTGCGAGGATGGCATTGCGTGTTATCTGGGAGCTACGCTCTCCGACACGTTGGCAACCACAACTTCGCACGTCCCTGACAACTTCAGGGTGGTTCAGCAGAGTGATTGCACCAACCTTGCATTTGTCACGCTCTTGGTCGGTATTGACCGGAACGACCATACGACATTTGTTTGGCGCATTTGGACAACAGCTTCACCGGCAAGCACTGTTGTATTATCCGTCACTCTTAGCCTGGCAACACCATTGGGGTACGTTTGCCGCCATACCCTATCGCTATTACATCTGGCGCACGATAGGTCACTTGGAGGTCATTACCACATTAGAGCTGCCTCCGCTTCACACTATCGCGTGGCTGATGCGGTTTATGCCGCTCCCCTTCAACTCGTTGGGACATTTCGCTGTACCTATCGCCGATTTGGGGTTGGTCACAAACGTACCTCCGTCTCTCTCACATCTCGCCGAGCAGATTCAACGGCGTGCGAGTATTGTGGGGCAATACCAACAGTTGTACACGATATTGCCTATCGTGACCAGCTTCGCCCGGCATTGGCAGTCTCTCAAATGGAGGCTGGGGCCATACAGTACGTTAGCAACCACGCTGATCCTTTCCTCTCCCTTACTCGCAATGTTAGCTAGTGGACAGCTTGATCGCCTGCGACCAAGCCTACCTGTTTCTAATCCTGTTGAGGTACTGGCAATACTCGAAAACGATCTTTGGATCAATGCTTTTGAGAACCTACCCCCGGATAAAATTCGCGAACTGGCTATTCGGCTCGAGCAGCTTAATTATGCTGCCCGGATGAATTTATCACTCGGTCCATTGACTCGCCCAACAACCGGTCCAGACGCCGAACCAGATGGTCACGTCTCGGCAACAGCCGTTTTTCCACCGCTTGAGTGTAATCTTGATGCCACTCAACCCTATCGGATCACGCCGGCTGCATTGCAGGCCAATGCCCACAGCCTGATTAGTCCGTACCTCAGCGAGGAGGTGCGCGCTGCTCGGGTCGGCGAAACAGAATATGTTGTTGGAATCAGTGGTCTTAACCTGGACAATATGGCGTATGGCACGAACGGCCTTGTTTCGGTCATTAACACTGCTGAGGGCAAAGAGCGCGTCGCAGAAAATGCTTACTACCAAACAGTACGTAGCCGGATGCTCGACCTGATTGAGAACCTGCCGGAAGGTAGTACCCTTCACCTTACCGGACACAGCATGGGCGGTGGCATGTGCATCCTGCTAAGTAATGATCCGCAGGTACAGACCGCATTGGCGCAACGCAACATCCGATTAGCCAGCGTTACTACCTTAGGTGCCGTGCGTCCGGCAGGTGAATGGAGTGACGTACCTTCCTCGATCAATGCTCAAGCCGTCACAGTTCGTCACTATGTTGATAGCGACGATGCGTTGGCGAAAGCGGTTGGTGCCGGACATGACGATTTGCGGTATCGCGATAACGTGTATACCTTGAACAATCAAACTATCGATCAACCTAGCGTTGCGCATAGCGCCTACGAAACGTTCGACTATACCCGTCTACCCAACGAGGTACAAACGATGCCATTTACCATCGATCCGATGAAGTTCGAGTTACTACCGATCCCGACCCTATCCGAACCACCAGCCGTTGAGATTGAGTGGCCGGAAGCACCTCCACTTTCGGCTTAA
- a CDS encoding FtsK/SpoIIIE domain-containing protein, translating to MPDHYSHFNRPPRLRPRWHAETVELPTPPTPPPPRTTTIWLQALLPVIAALMFSASAWFGHGSWLMSLPALVLALLSGSVTLFHERESARRNTQAYTEQEALFSDRLAAARSRLRRLHEAERSARRYLAPDPVELLQIAGAGERLRTPEPRLWERRLHDDDALELRLGSGMLPAASRAVIPPSTPADRRIDHLLAEYAHLQHVPICLPLRQLGSLGIAGPRSAVLGLAYALLAQAATLHAPSELRIALIATPTAAPDWQWIVRLPHTQLADETATGRVLAATEAAAIERLLTLLLDELSRRRELASANPLPILIIVDGAGLVTVHTALGQLLRDGGAYGIIVVVLTDDWANMPEHCAAMVEVDQWMGRWTRAGEAWPATPFQPDRLDRSGIEQLARRLATIRLNEVGVGQNLPRHVRLLDLLAEYFGANHPVPTRWQELPTNAWHADVPIGSVGDGKPLHLNLNEQQHGPHGIIAGTTGAGKSVLLQSIITALAVTHGPDRLNLLLIDFKGGAALAPFAHWPHTTGFVTDLDGRMATRAIVAITSELRRRKTMLRTVTESYGVHVENIADYRALANKYPLEPLPNLLIILDEFDEMARSCPDFVSALVRVVKQGRSLGVHLLIATQQPARVVSDEIRSQLSYFIALRLGSSEDSREMLQRPDAAFLPPQLPGRAYMRSGSEVRLVQVARLTTQANGQSDLETVTRQLCNAGQVHLNALNWKPSPIWQPPLSARLTTTAPASGLQVAIGLLDIPQQTRQAPLLIDLKAGHLVIFGGPASGKSVALTRIVLDLASRLPSDALWCYLIDGDGRLLNALAGLPHVGALVRPFEREALLALFRQLDNHLRERRTRVAAGQPPGPPLLLAIDRIAAVRDELRDTYGESDLVELVRLARYGRDLGLHIIISAERASDLPYCLAAQFEQRVALRMPELNDYTDVFGIRPATQLPPLTPGRGYWLHNDEGLLELQVGLPEEWGDSSDSREITYAIRAQVAAMGGLASACNGPPPLAILPERLSRKQLPKVRRGDIGLIIPCGWSAEPPGPAFLHLGSATPHALIIGPRRSGKSSTLLTVAHEVQTEATVRMIIIDGPRRSLSQLRTVPQTVRYIVDEAGLIAFSVELTELRHHPTERYLIIIDDYHLCRERWRDHFTQSYGPTPNVFNQLVELAQTGDEPFHLLIAATISYADDPLLRALDSARNGIVLWPGRYDTGTRLLGLNLPLTDQRTFEQPPGRALLVSGDDEPVMVQLAGEE from the coding sequence ATGCCGGATCATTACAGTCATTTTAATCGGCCACCACGCTTACGACCACGTTGGCACGCCGAGACGGTGGAACTACCAACCCCACCAACCCCACCGCCGCCCAGAACGACCACGATCTGGTTACAGGCCTTGTTGCCGGTGATTGCCGCTCTCATGTTTAGCGCCAGTGCTTGGTTTGGTCACGGCTCGTGGCTCATGTCGCTGCCGGCGTTAGTGTTGGCGTTATTGAGTGGTAGCGTCACGCTCTTCCACGAGCGAGAGTCGGCACGGCGTAACACCCAAGCGTACACCGAACAAGAGGCGCTATTCAGTGATCGCCTCGCAGCCGCGCGCTCCCGTCTCCGCCGCCTACACGAAGCAGAGCGATCCGCCCGACGCTATCTTGCACCTGATCCGGTCGAGCTATTACAGATCGCCGGTGCGGGCGAACGTCTTCGCACACCTGAACCACGCTTATGGGAACGACGCCTACACGATGATGATGCGCTAGAGTTACGATTGGGTAGCGGAATGTTACCTGCGGCTAGCCGAGCTGTGATTCCACCAAGTACACCGGCCGACCGTCGGATCGATCACCTGCTCGCCGAATATGCCCATCTCCAGCATGTACCGATCTGCCTGCCGTTACGTCAGCTCGGTTCATTAGGTATTGCCGGACCACGCTCTGCTGTTTTAGGTTTGGCCTATGCCCTACTAGCACAGGCAGCAACTCTGCATGCTCCCTCTGAACTGCGGATCGCTCTGATTGCAACGCCCACTGCTGCTCCCGATTGGCAATGGATAGTACGCCTACCCCACACCCAACTCGCCGACGAAACTGCAACCGGACGGGTATTGGCAGCGACAGAGGCAGCAGCCATCGAACGTCTCCTGACCCTCTTACTCGATGAATTGAGCCGACGACGTGAACTGGCGTCGGCTAACCCTTTACCTATCTTGATCATCGTCGATGGTGCAGGGTTAGTTACCGTACATACTGCGCTCGGTCAATTGCTGCGTGACGGTGGAGCATACGGCATCATAGTTGTCGTCCTCACCGACGATTGGGCCAATATGCCAGAGCACTGTGCGGCAATGGTAGAGGTCGATCAATGGATGGGACGATGGACACGAGCCGGCGAAGCATGGCCTGCAACACCCTTCCAGCCCGATCGGTTAGATCGCAGTGGGATCGAACAGCTAGCCCGTCGTCTGGCGACAATACGTCTCAACGAGGTCGGCGTTGGACAAAACCTACCGCGCCACGTGCGATTGCTCGATTTGCTGGCAGAGTATTTCGGCGCTAACCATCCTGTTCCCACACGCTGGCAAGAATTACCGACCAATGCCTGGCATGCCGACGTTCCTATTGGATCGGTTGGTGATGGAAAGCCATTACACCTCAATCTTAATGAACAACAACACGGCCCCCATGGGATTATTGCCGGCACCACCGGTGCAGGGAAAAGTGTCTTGCTACAGAGTATTATCACTGCCCTTGCTGTAACCCACGGTCCAGATCGGTTGAACTTACTGCTTATCGATTTTAAAGGTGGCGCTGCGCTGGCACCCTTCGCTCATTGGCCGCATACCACCGGCTTTGTCACCGATCTTGACGGCAGGATGGCAACCCGTGCAATCGTAGCTATCACGAGCGAATTGCGACGACGCAAAACGATGTTACGCACCGTCACCGAATCCTACGGTGTGCATGTTGAAAATATCGCCGATTATCGAGCCTTAGCTAACAAATACCCGCTAGAACCACTGCCTAATTTGCTGATTATACTTGACGAATTTGACGAAATGGCGCGCAGTTGTCCCGATTTTGTCAGTGCTCTCGTCCGCGTCGTAAAGCAAGGCCGCTCACTAGGCGTCCATTTACTGATTGCAACCCAACAACCGGCGCGCGTCGTAAGTGATGAAATCCGTAGTCAATTGAGCTACTTCATTGCGCTTCGTCTTGGGAGCAGTGAAGACAGTCGTGAAATGCTACAACGACCTGATGCGGCTTTTTTACCACCACAATTACCGGGCCGCGCCTATATGCGGAGTGGCAGCGAAGTACGACTGGTCCAGGTTGCTCGGCTCACGACACAAGCTAATGGTCAGAGTGATCTCGAGACGGTCACACGACAATTGTGTAATGCCGGTCAAGTGCATCTCAATGCGCTCAACTGGAAACCATCACCGATTTGGCAACCACCCTTATCAGCGCGTTTGACGACAACTGCACCGGCCAGTGGTCTACAAGTCGCGATTGGATTACTCGATATTCCCCAACAAACCCGACAAGCACCACTACTTATCGATCTAAAAGCCGGTCATCTTGTCATTTTTGGTGGGCCGGCAAGTGGTAAAAGCGTCGCTCTGACCCGGATCGTGCTTGATCTAGCCTCCCGATTACCATCCGACGCTCTCTGGTGCTACCTGATCGATGGCGATGGTCGCTTGCTCAATGCACTCGCCGGCCTGCCGCATGTCGGAGCACTTGTGCGCCCATTCGAGCGAGAAGCGTTACTCGCACTCTTCCGTCAACTCGACAACCATCTACGCGAGCGGAGAACACGGGTGGCTGCCGGGCAACCACCGGGACCACCGTTGCTCCTCGCCATCGACCGCATAGCAGCAGTGCGCGATGAGCTGCGCGACACCTATGGCGAAAGTGATCTGGTGGAGTTGGTACGACTTGCCCGTTATGGACGCGACCTTGGATTACACATCATCATCAGTGCTGAGCGAGCATCAGACCTGCCATACTGCCTGGCCGCCCAATTCGAGCAGCGGGTAGCGTTGCGGATGCCTGAACTCAACGATTACACCGACGTTTTTGGGATTCGACCGGCAACCCAATTACCCCCATTAACACCAGGACGGGGTTATTGGCTGCACAACGATGAGGGGTTGCTAGAACTACAAGTTGGATTACCAGAAGAGTGGGGCGACAGTAGTGATAGTCGCGAAATCACCTATGCAATTCGAGCGCAGGTAGCAGCAATGGGCGGTCTTGCATCGGCTTGTAACGGACCGCCACCGCTAGCAATCCTCCCCGAGCGATTGTCACGTAAACAATTACCGAAAGTCAGACGAGGTGACATCGGTCTGATCATACCTTGTGGCTGGTCGGCAGAACCACCCGGTCCGGCCTTCCTACACCTCGGCTCGGCGACACCCCACGCACTTATTATTGGGCCACGCCGAAGTGGTAAGAGTAGCACGCTGCTTACCGTGGCCCACGAAGTTCAAACGGAAGCAACCGTGCGAATGATCATTATCGATGGGCCACGGCGCAGTCTCAGTCAATTGCGCACCGTACCACAAACAGTGCGTTATATCGTCGATGAAGCCGGTCTCATCGCTTTTAGCGTCGAACTAACCGAGTTACGTCATCATCCAACCGAACGATATTTGATCATAATTGATGATTATCATCTCTGCCGCGAGCGATGGCGAGATCACTTCACGCAGAGTTATGGTCCAACCCCCAATGTATTCAACCAACTGGTAGAGCTGGCGCAAACCGGTGACGAACCGTTCCACCTTTTAATTGCTGCCACGATAAGTTATGCCGATGATCCGCTGCTCCGAGCACTCGACAGTGCCCGTAATGGCATTGTACTCTGGCCGGGCCGCTACGACACCGGCACGCGATTGCTGGGTTTAAACCTGCCACTCACCGACCAGCGCACGTTTGAGCAACCACCGGGACGGGCATTGCTGGTGAGTGGCGATGATGAGCCGGTGATGGTGCAGTTGGCAGGGGAAGAGTGA
- a CDS encoding glycosyltransferase family 4 protein — protein sequence MIAPFGIRPKGTLLARMLPLAQALHRRGHAVTIVAPPVHNPTDGGTHRSYDGVIVIHTATPPLSGLPAALWHTIALWQQTRRLRPDVIHLFKPKGFGGLAVLARGRVPLVVDCDDWEGPGGWNDLLPYPRPAKLLFAWQERDLPRRADAVTVVSHTLETLVWAMGVPPQRVFYLPNGAVPNEPLPPRLTERPTIVLYTRFWELDVAEVATVLATIHHARPTARLLLIGKGERGEEQRLLAQAATEGWLTMIDYRGWQEPTAIPSLLAEADVALAPISDTLINRARGMAKLVELLAAGLPIVASDVGTARDYLAPDAGILVPPGNPHALAAAVINLLDDATARAKLRTAALAAAHRLRWDNLALIAETAYRQTGLSIKSNAMV from the coding sequence ATGATTGCGCCCTTCGGGATCAGGCCGAAGGGTACGCTCTTGGCCCGCATGTTGCCGTTGGCACAGGCACTGCACCGACGGGGCCATGCCGTGACTATTGTGGCCCCGCCGGTACATAACCCTACCGATGGCGGAACACACCGCTCCTACGATGGAGTGATCGTTATCCACACGGCCACACCACCGCTGAGTGGGCTACCGGCGGCGCTTTGGCATACGATTGCGCTCTGGCAACAGACACGCCGGCTCCGTCCCGATGTGATTCATCTGTTCAAACCAAAAGGTTTTGGTGGCCTGGCAGTGTTGGCACGTGGTCGGGTGCCACTCGTTGTGGATTGCGACGACTGGGAGGGGCCGGGTGGCTGGAACGATCTCCTGCCGTATCCACGACCGGCCAAATTGCTCTTCGCATGGCAAGAGCGCGATCTGCCGCGCCGCGCCGATGCAGTTACGGTTGTTTCCCATACCCTCGAAACATTGGTGTGGGCAATGGGCGTGCCACCACAGCGCGTTTTCTACCTGCCTAATGGTGCGGTACCGAACGAACCACTCCCGCCGCGACTAACCGAACGACCAACAATTGTGCTCTATACCCGCTTCTGGGAACTGGATGTGGCCGAGGTGGCAACGGTGCTGGCAACGATTCACCATGCTCGACCGACAGCTCGTCTGTTGTTGATCGGCAAAGGTGAACGCGGTGAAGAGCAGCGTCTGTTAGCGCAAGCGGCAACCGAGGGATGGCTCACGATGATCGATTATCGCGGCTGGCAAGAACCTACCGCTATCCCATCGTTACTCGCTGAAGCCGATGTAGCGCTAGCACCCATCAGTGATACATTGATCAACCGTGCCCGTGGAATGGCCAAATTGGTTGAACTCCTTGCCGCCGGCTTACCGATCGTCGCCAGTGATGTAGGTACGGCACGTGACTATCTTGCCCCAGATGCCGGTATTCTCGTACCACCCGGCAATCCGCACGCACTAGCGGCAGCCGTTATCAATCTGCTCGACGATGCAACGGCACGAGCCAAACTCCGTACCGCTGCTCTCGCTGCGGCCCATCGTCTCCGTTGGGATAACCTCGCCCTCATTGCAGAAACCGCCTACCGCCAAACCGGTTTGTCAATAAAATCCAATGCCATGGTATGA
- a CDS encoding PP2C family protein-serine/threonine phosphatase, with translation MADQLTGRILIIDDSEHNRYLLTRQLERRGHSIATASHGRQGLEYAQREPFDVILLDLMMPEMDGFTVLDQLKRNPQTHHIPVIVISAINEIDDVVRCIEAGAEDYLTKPFNQTLLYAKINACLERKRLRDSEQAYLNAIRYELELGRRTQADFLPTSLPHLTGWEITAAFVPAREVAGDFYDAFLLPDQRLVCFLGDVCDKGVGAALFMALTRSLLRAFIEQAATNGTDPLRAVAMTNEYIARHHRANRTFSTIFCIMFEPQSDLARYVNAGHPEPLIIRADGSVSHLITTGPAVGWIADARFTIETTTLRAGDILFAYTDGVTEARTRNGEMFGEGRLLSTITTAYKQTLRLDVIQQAVMMYTGQPQPVDDLTMLAVCRCRTD, from the coding sequence ATGGCAGATCAACTAACCGGCCGGATCCTCATCATCGATGATAGTGAACACAATCGCTATTTGTTGACCCGCCAGCTCGAACGGCGTGGACACAGCATAGCTACTGCTTCTCATGGTCGCCAAGGGTTGGAATACGCTCAACGCGAACCCTTCGATGTCATTCTGCTCGATCTGATGATGCCGGAAATGGACGGGTTCACCGTGCTCGATCAGCTCAAGCGTAATCCCCAGACCCACCACATTCCGGTGATCGTGATTTCGGCAATTAATGAAATTGATGACGTGGTACGTTGTATCGAGGCAGGCGCCGAAGATTATTTAACCAAGCCCTTCAACCAAACACTGCTGTACGCGAAAATTAATGCCTGCCTCGAACGAAAAAGGCTACGCGATAGCGAACAAGCGTATCTCAACGCTATTCGCTACGAACTAGAGTTGGGCCGGCGGACACAAGCAGACTTCTTACCCACCAGCTTACCACACCTGACCGGTTGGGAAATTACGGCTGCGTTTGTGCCGGCGCGGGAAGTGGCCGGTGATTTCTACGATGCTTTTCTCTTGCCTGACCAGCGGTTAGTCTGTTTTTTGGGGGATGTGTGTGATAAAGGGGTCGGCGCAGCATTGTTTATGGCACTGACCCGCTCACTCTTGCGTGCATTTATCGAGCAAGCTGCGACCAATGGTACCGATCCGCTACGTGCGGTTGCAATGACCAATGAGTATATTGCCCGTCACCATCGCGCCAACCGCACCTTCTCGACCATCTTCTGTATTATGTTTGAGCCTCAGAGTGACCTTGCACGGTATGTAAACGCCGGTCATCCAGAGCCGCTCATTATCAGAGCAGATGGTAGCGTTTCGCACCTCATTACCACAGGGCCGGCTGTCGGTTGGATCGCAGATGCCCGTTTTACCATTGAGACAACCACATTGCGTGCAGGAGACATCCTTTTTGCCTACACCGACGGTGTCACCGAGGCACGCACACGTAATGGTGAGATGTTTGGAGAGGGACGACTGCTCAGCACCATCACTACAGCCTACAAGCAAACCCTTCGCCTTGATGTCATCCAGCAGGCAGTGATGATGTATACCGGCCAACCGCAACCTGTCGATGATCTGACCATGTTGGCGGTATGCCGGTGTCGTACCGACTAA